Proteins from one Mucilaginibacter jinjuensis genomic window:
- the kdpB gene encoding potassium-transporting ATPase subunit KdpB: MKNQSNKLFEPALVQTALKESFIKLDPRAMVRNPVMFTVEIGTIVMIPVTIYSLSHHGQGSFAYNFAIFLILFLTVLFANFAEAIAEARGKAQADSLRKTREETPAKVVMSDGSIVTKSSSELRKGDVFVCETGDTIPTDGEIIEGIATIDESAITGESAPVIRESGGDKSSVTGGTKVLSDEIKVLVTTQPGESFLDKMIALVEGASRQKTPNEIALTILLASFTLVFIIVCITLKPFADYANTPITIAALISLFVCLIPTTIGGLLSAIGIAGMDRALRANVITKSGKAVETAGDIDVLLLDKTGTITIGNRKATQFWPAASVGPDDLITACVLSSLADETPEGKSIIELASHHFELPTAPAGSEFVKFTAETRSSGINTPQGLRIRKGAFDSIRNIAQKAGNPFPEEVEERVKIISSNGGTPLVVSQNEVILGVIELQDIIKTGISERFERLRKMGVKTVMVTGDNPLTAKFIAEKAGVDDFIAEAKPEDKMNYIKAEQNTGKLVAMMGDGTNDAPALAQADVGVAMNSGTQAAKEAGNMVDLDNDPTKLIEIVEIGKQLLITRGTLTTFSIANDVAKYFAIVPALFIASIPALQSINIMKLHSPESAILSAVIFNAIIIPMLIPLALKGVEYKPIGASALLRRNLLLYGVGGVIAPFIGIKLIDLVVGLMF; encoded by the coding sequence ATGAAAAATCAATCAAATAAATTATTTGAGCCTGCCCTGGTGCAGACTGCATTAAAAGAATCTTTCATAAAACTTGATCCTCGCGCCATGGTGCGCAACCCGGTAATGTTTACCGTGGAGATTGGTACCATTGTGATGATCCCGGTTACTATATACAGCCTTTCACACCATGGTCAGGGTTCGTTCGCTTATAACTTCGCGATATTTCTGATCCTGTTTTTAACCGTACTGTTCGCCAATTTTGCCGAGGCCATTGCCGAAGCACGCGGTAAAGCACAGGCCGACAGTTTACGTAAAACCCGTGAGGAAACACCGGCCAAAGTGGTAATGAGCGATGGCAGTATTGTAACCAAATCATCGAGCGAATTACGTAAAGGTGATGTGTTTGTGTGCGAAACAGGTGACACCATCCCAACCGATGGCGAGATCATTGAAGGTATAGCTACCATTGATGAATCGGCCATTACAGGTGAATCGGCCCCGGTTATCCGTGAATCGGGTGGCGATAAATCATCGGTTACTGGTGGTACCAAGGTATTATCAGACGAGATCAAAGTTTTGGTAACCACCCAACCAGGCGAAAGCTTCCTGGATAAAATGATTGCCCTGGTAGAAGGAGCATCTCGCCAGAAAACACCTAACGAAATTGCGCTGACTATCCTGCTGGCAAGTTTCACCCTGGTGTTCATCATCGTATGTATCACCCTGAAACCATTTGCAGATTATGCCAATACGCCTATCACTATCGCGGCATTGATCTCTTTGTTCGTATGTCTAATCCCAACAACTATTGGCGGTCTGCTATCAGCCATTGGTATTGCCGGGATGGACAGGGCTTTGCGTGCCAACGTAATCACCAAATCTGGTAAAGCGGTTGAAACTGCAGGCGACATCGACGTATTGTTGCTGGATAAAACCGGAACCATCACCATTGGTAACCGTAAAGCTACTCAGTTTTGGCCTGCAGCGTCTGTTGGACCGGATGATTTGATCACTGCCTGTGTACTCTCATCGCTGGCTGATGAAACTCCAGAGGGTAAATCGATCATCGAACTGGCATCGCATCATTTTGAATTGCCGACTGCACCTGCAGGTTCGGAGTTCGTGAAGTTTACTGCCGAGACCCGTTCAAGCGGTATTAATACGCCGCAAGGCTTACGCATCCGTAAAGGCGCTTTTGATTCTATCCGTAACATCGCCCAAAAGGCAGGCAACCCTTTCCCTGAGGAAGTGGAGGAACGTGTGAAGATCATTTCTTCAAATGGTGGTACGCCGCTGGTGGTATCGCAAAATGAAGTGATTCTGGGTGTGATTGAACTACAGGATATTATTAAAACCGGCATCTCTGAGCGTTTTGAGCGCCTGCGTAAAATGGGTGTGAAAACGGTAATGGTGACTGGTGATAACCCATTAACTGCCAAATTTATTGCAGAAAAAGCGGGTGTGGACGATTTTATTGCCGAGGCCAAGCCCGAAGACAAAATGAACTACATTAAAGCCGAGCAAAATACCGGCAAGCTGGTAGCCATGATGGGCGACGGTACAAACGATGCCCCCGCATTGGCCCAGGCCGATGTTGGTGTAGCCATGAACAGCGGTACCCAGGCCGCTAAAGAAGCAGGTAACATGGTGGATCTGGATAACGACCCAACCAAGCTGATCGAAATTGTTGAAATCGGTAAGCAATTGCTGATCACTCGCGGTACACTCACCACGTTCTCTATCGCGAATGATGTGGCCAAATACTTCGCCATCGTGCCTGCACTGTTTATCGCTTCAATCCCGGCATTGCAAAGCATCAATATCATGAAACTGCACAGCCCCGAGTCGGCTATATTATCAGCGGTAATATTTAACGCCATTATTATCCCGATGCTGATACCATTGGCATTGAAAGGTGTAGAGTACAAACCAATTGGGGCCAGTGCGCTGTTACGCCGCAACTTGCTCCTGTATGGCGTAGGTGGTGTAATTGCACCATTTATCGGTATCAAATTAATTGATTTGGTAGTAGGCTTAATGTTCTAA
- a CDS encoding K(+)-transporting ATPase subunit C, which translates to MKKFIIQSIRLTLVLTVLLCVIYPLGIMLIGKASKGAGNGETIVVNGKVVGYANIGQSFTKPQYFWGRPSAVAYNAAGSAGSNKGPSNPDYLKDVSNRIDTLLKYHPYLKRSDIPADLVTASGSGLDPDISPDAAKIQVERVAKYRKLDENKVAALLSNNIEKPLWGVFGPSKVNVLKLNIALDQLK; encoded by the coding sequence ATGAAAAAGTTCATTATACAATCCATCAGGTTAACATTAGTACTTACAGTACTGTTATGTGTGATATACCCACTGGGCATTATGCTTATCGGCAAAGCATCAAAGGGGGCCGGCAACGGCGAAACTATTGTAGTAAATGGCAAAGTGGTTGGTTATGCAAACATCGGCCAAAGCTTTACAAAACCTCAATATTTCTGGGGAAGGCCATCTGCTGTGGCTTATAACGCAGCAGGTTCGGCAGGTTCAAACAAAGGCCCAAGTAACCCGGACTATTTAAAGGATGTAAGCAACCGTATTGATACCCTGCTTAAATATCATCCATACCTAAAACGCAGCGATATCCCTGCCGATCTGGTTACTGCTTCAGGAAGCGGCCTTGATCCGGATATTTCTCCTGATGCTGCCAAAATTCAGGTAGAACGTGTGGCCAAATACCGCAAACTCGACGAAAATAAAGTAGCTGCCTTATTAAGCAACAATATCGAGAAACCACTTTGGGGCGTATTCGGTCCATCAAAAGTAAATGTGCTGAAATTGAACATCGCGCTCGACCAATTAAAATAA
- a CDS encoding porin translates to MRRLLIISLLMLTIATVKAQDITRNGKLTISGYTELYYSYAFNKPADHTMPPFVYSYNRTNEVNLNLGFIKANYTSDNIRANLALMAGTYANANLAAEPGVLKNLYEANAGIKLSKSANLWVDAGVFASHIGFESAVGKDCWVLTRGILSDNTPYYEAGAKLTYTTADGKLTASALYLNGWQRIQRQDGNNKPAGGVQLTWQPTENITFNYSNYLGTEGADSVGVRRFYHDFYTIIQLTPKFGITAAIDYGTQQKSKTDKSSNHIISPVFIARYKLAEQWAVAGRIEYYRDPNGMIISTGTPNGFKTTGYSVNLDYSPFPNAVIRLEGKVLNSKDPIFMKDNMQVAANQVITTSLAVSF, encoded by the coding sequence ATGAGAAGATTACTAATTATATCCCTGCTGATGTTAACCATAGCCACCGTAAAAGCACAGGATATCACCCGCAACGGCAAACTAACCATTAGCGGCTATACCGAACTGTACTACAGCTATGCGTTTAACAAACCGGCAGACCATACCATGCCTCCGTTTGTATACTCATACAACCGCACTAACGAGGTTAATTTAAACCTGGGTTTTATAAAGGCTAATTATACCAGCGATAACATCAGGGCTAACCTGGCTTTAATGGCGGGTACGTATGCCAACGCAAACCTGGCTGCCGAGCCGGGTGTGCTTAAAAATTTGTACGAAGCAAATGCCGGTATCAAACTATCCAAAAGCGCAAACCTGTGGGTTGATGCAGGTGTATTTGCTTCTCACATTGGCTTTGAGAGTGCAGTTGGTAAAGATTGCTGGGTTTTAACCCGTGGTATCTTGTCTGATAATACACCTTATTATGAGGCTGGCGCTAAATTAACTTACACTACCGCTGATGGTAAGCTGACTGCATCTGCCTTATACCTAAACGGCTGGCAGCGCATTCAGCGGCAGGATGGCAACAATAAACCTGCGGGAGGAGTACAGTTAACCTGGCAGCCAACAGAAAATATCACATTTAATTATAGTAATTACCTGGGTACAGAAGGCGCAGATTCGGTAGGGGTAAGGCGCTTTTACCATGATTTTTATACCATTATACAGCTTACGCCTAAGTTTGGTATTACTGCGGCTATTGATTATGGCACCCAGCAAAAATCTAAAACGGATAAAAGTAGCAACCATATTATATCGCCTGTATTTATTGCCCGTTATAAATTGGCAGAGCAATGGGCAGTTGCAGGCCGGATTGAATATTACCGCGACCCGAACGGAATGATTATAAGCACCGGGACACCGAACGGGTTTAAAACAACAGGATATTCGGTAAATTTAGATTATAGTCCTTTCCCTAATGCGGTGATCCGTTTGGAGGGGAAAGTTCTGAATAGTAAAGATCCCATTTTTATGAAGGATAATATGCAGGTGGCGGCCAACCAGGTTATTACAACAAGTTTAGCGGTTTCATTTTAA
- a CDS encoding sensor protein KdpD yields the protein MAEQDSTVKTFIELVKKSRRGKFKIYIGMSAGVGKTYRMLQEAHALLRNGIDIQIGYIETHNRAETQALVAGIPLIPRRNVFYKGKELEEMDLHAILNRHPEVVIVDELAHTNIEGSKNSKRWQDVLDILEAGISVISAVNIQHLESMNQEIESITGIAITERIPDKVLELTDEIVNIDLTADELIDRLKDGKIYTKDKVNIALKNFFQPDKILQLRELALKEVAHHVERKIDIEVPKQIKLRPEKFLACISSNNDTARVVIRKTARLASYYRSPWIVLYVQSSGESGDKIKLDKQRHLINNFKLATELGGEVVKIKSDQITQAIIQLADEREITTICIGKPHLNLFQVILRTAIFNQLLKHIAAKETDLVILS from the coding sequence ATGGCAGAGCAGGATAGCACCGTAAAAACGTTTATCGAACTGGTAAAAAAGTCGAGGCGTGGTAAGTTTAAGATTTACATTGGCATGAGTGCCGGTGTGGGTAAAACTTACCGTATGCTGCAGGAAGCCCATGCGCTTTTACGTAACGGCATCGATATCCAGATCGGTTATATTGAAACGCATAACCGTGCCGAAACGCAGGCTTTGGTTGCGGGCATCCCATTAATACCACGCCGTAATGTATTTTACAAAGGCAAGGAGCTGGAAGAGATGGATCTGCACGCCATCCTGAACCGGCATCCCGAAGTTGTTATTGTTGACGAACTGGCCCATACCAATATCGAGGGAAGCAAGAATAGCAAACGCTGGCAGGATGTACTGGATATTTTAGAGGCAGGAATCAGCGTGATTTCGGCAGTGAATATCCAGCACCTCGAAAGCATGAACCAGGAGATTGAGTCCATTACAGGTATTGCTATTACTGAACGGATCCCTGATAAGGTTTTGGAGCTTACGGACGAGATCGTAAACATTGATTTAACTGCCGATGAACTGATTGACCGCTTGAAGGATGGCAAGATCTACACCAAAGATAAAGTGAACATCGCGTTGAAGAATTTCTTTCAGCCCGATAAAATTTTGCAGCTACGGGAGTTGGCTTTGAAAGAAGTTGCCCACCATGTAGAGCGGAAGATTGATATTGAGGTACCAAAACAAATTAAGCTTCGGCCCGAAAAGTTTTTGGCTTGTATATCATCCAATAATGACACGGCGAGGGTGGTGATCCGTAAAACGGCGAGGCTGGCATCTTATTATCGCTCGCCCTGGATAGTTTTATATGTACAGAGCAGCGGTGAGAGCGGTGATAAAATTAAGCTGGATAAACAACGCCATCTCATTAATAACTTCAAACTGGCTACCGAACTGGGCGGCGAAGTTGTAAAAATTAAAAGCGACCAGATAACCCAAGCCATTATACAATTGGCCGATGAAAGGGAGATTACAACTATTTGCATTGGCAAACCACACCTCAATTTATTCCAGGTGATACTGCGAACGGCAATATTTAATCAGCTGTTAAAACATATCGCAGCCAAAGAAACCGACTTAGTGATCTTATCCTGA
- a CDS encoding HAMP domain-containing sensor histidine kinase → MKIKNKLRLGFGFLFVVVMFFGAVSIFYIHQISDSAKVILKNNYESLSFAREMRTVLDENKLPLTNGAQAQFGKQLQLQEANITEVGEKEATEALEKDYDVLQSTTAAAAPQYQAQYDARAQLRKIEQVNMRAIVHKNERAQASVKEATLFLGFVGSFTFLVLFSFSVNFPGFIANPLRELIDGIREISHKNYNQHLNFNKNDEFAEVATAFNDMADRLNEWENTNLAKVMSEKQRIETIIEQMQDAIIGLNEKQEILFINTVAENILNINEQKIVGQPAEKFTATNDLFKSILASNGGIKSFKIALAGKEAYFQLESREIVIPNLSPQTSDVLSVASRSAGKVYILRNITEFKERDEAKTNFIATISHELKTPISSIKMSLKLLSDERVGVSNPQQIELLEHIKDDSDRLLKITSELLDLSQVETGNIQLNFVVSDPVEIVDYALNSVRFNAEQKGINLQVIAHPNLSKVHADMEKTAWVLVNFLSNALRYSPEKSKVVIQVSEKNKQVIFSVKDFGKGIDEQYQKRLFERYFQVPTDGQNKSGSGLGLAISKDFIEAQQGKIWVESAIGEGSMFCFSLPAHKMDMGQKA, encoded by the coding sequence ATGAAAATAAAAAATAAACTTCGACTCGGATTCGGCTTCCTTTTCGTCGTAGTGATGTTCTTCGGAGCAGTGTCCATATTCTACATCCATCAGATCTCAGATAGCGCAAAGGTTATCCTTAAAAATAATTATGAGTCGCTAAGCTTTGCCCGCGAAATGCGCACGGTGCTGGATGAAAACAAATTGCCGTTGACCAATGGTGCACAGGCACAGTTTGGCAAACAATTGCAATTGCAGGAAGCCAATATTACCGAAGTTGGCGAGAAAGAGGCTACTGAAGCTTTAGAGAAAGACTATGATGTGCTGCAATCTACAACAGCTGCTGCCGCACCACAATACCAGGCGCAATACGATGCCCGCGCCCAGTTGCGCAAGATTGAGCAGGTAAATATGCGTGCTATTGTGCATAAAAACGAACGTGCGCAGGCATCTGTAAAAGAGGCTACTTTATTTCTGGGTTTTGTAGGTTCGTTTACGTTTTTGGTGCTGTTTAGCTTTAGTGTAAACTTTCCGGGATTTATTGCTAACCCACTAAGAGAGTTGATTGATGGTATCCGCGAAATCAGCCACAAGAATTATAACCAGCATTTAAATTTTAATAAGAACGATGAGTTTGCCGAAGTAGCCACAGCTTTCAACGATATGGCCGACCGGCTGAACGAATGGGAGAATACCAACCTGGCCAAGGTTATGTCTGAAAAGCAACGGATCGAAACCATTATTGAGCAAATGCAGGATGCCATTATCGGTTTAAATGAGAAGCAGGAAATTTTGTTTATCAATACCGTTGCCGAAAATATTCTCAACATTAACGAGCAGAAGATAGTAGGACAACCTGCTGAGAAATTTACGGCGACCAACGATCTCTTTAAATCTATACTGGCCAGCAATGGAGGTATTAAATCATTTAAAATTGCGCTGGCAGGCAAGGAAGCCTATTTTCAATTAGAGAGTAGAGAGATTGTGATCCCGAACCTGAGCCCGCAAACATCGGATGTGCTGAGCGTAGCCAGCAGGTCGGCCGGTAAGGTTTATATATTGCGTAATATTACCGAGTTTAAGGAGCGCGACGAGGCTAAAACCAATTTCATAGCTACCATATCGCATGAGTTGAAAACGCCGATCTCATCCATTAAAATGAGCCTTAAGCTATTGAGCGATGAGCGGGTAGGGGTATCAAACCCACAGCAAATAGAACTGCTGGAACATATTAAAGACGACAGCGACCGCCTGCTGAAAATCACTAGTGAGTTGTTAGATCTGTCGCAGGTAGAAACCGGTAATATCCAGCTCAATTTCGTGGTATCAGACCCGGTTGAAATTGTGGATTATGCCCTTAATTCTGTAAGGTTTAATGCCGAACAAAAGGGTATTAACTTGCAAGTGATCGCCCATCCAAACCTATCGAAAGTACATGCCGATATGGAAAAGACCGCCTGGGTACTGGTCAACTTTTTGTCGAATGCCTTACGCTACAGTCCCGAAAAATCTAAAGTGGTGATCCAGGTATCAGAAAAAAACAAGCAAGTGATCTTCTCGGTAAAAGACTTTGGTAAGGGTATTGATGAGCAATATCAGAAACGCCTCTTTGAACGCTATTTTCAGGTGCCTACTGATGGTCAAAATAAATCGGGTTCAGGCTTAGGATTGGCGATATCTAAGGATTTTATTGAGGCTCAACAAGGGAAAATTTGGGTTGAAAGTGCGATTGGGGAGGGGAGTATGTTTTGCTTTTCGTTACCAGCGCATAAAATGGATATGGGACAGAAGGCATAG
- a CDS encoding ATP-binding protein, which translates to MLDNSARQVKQIINYDRVMIYRFAEDGHGEVVAEAKNDNLGSWLGLHYPASDIPKQARELYKHNFTRLIADVHSIPAKILTAADNEQPLDLTPSQLRAVSPIHIQYLKNMGVSSSFSISLIYKKELWGLIACHNYSPRFIDFKARESSKLIGQILSSALEFRQDEENHQQTQTFKSAVDQLSKYLLKTFSIEDALTKQDVTILNAVDAEGAVLVYENNIIKLGSTPNDEQLEKLIVWINSTLGATFHYTNHLSSVYPESAEYQDVASGLMISVLSREMNEYVLWFKPERIQTIKWAGNPEKPVELNTNGMMMISPRNSFEEWIETVSGTSVNWSNEEIKSAARLREEITYAINQKAGAIRQLNEKLKLAYEELDTFSFTISHDLKNPLSTIKSYSQILSRNGNLEPKAQQIMDRIIVGADKMNVMINEVLGYSRLGRSEIQVSKIEMRPIIDDLIRDLLIAYNSPDVKITIGDTPDIYGDPVMINQVFANLISNAIKYSIPSGHPEISIQGEATETSVVYKISDNGIGIDIQYLPKVFELFNRMDNARDIEGSGVGLSIVKRIIDKHKGKIWVDSKLNKGSTFYVEFFNG; encoded by the coding sequence TTGCTCGACAATTCGGCGCGTCAGGTTAAACAGATCATCAATTACGACCGCGTAATGATTTACCGCTTTGCCGAAGACGGCCATGGCGAAGTAGTTGCAGAAGCAAAGAATGACAACCTTGGGTCGTGGCTGGGCCTGCATTACCCGGCATCTGATATCCCGAAGCAAGCCCGCGAACTATACAAGCACAACTTTACCCGCTTAATTGCTGATGTGCATTCAATACCAGCAAAAATATTAACAGCCGCAGATAATGAGCAACCTTTAGATCTTACCCCTTCGCAGTTGCGCGCCGTGTCGCCTATCCATATTCAGTACCTCAAGAATATGGGGGTTAGCTCGAGTTTCAGCATCTCACTTATTTATAAAAAAGAATTATGGGGCTTAATTGCCTGCCATAATTATTCGCCAAGGTTCATAGATTTTAAAGCGCGTGAGTCATCCAAACTTATCGGCCAGATCCTGTCATCGGCATTAGAATTTCGGCAGGACGAGGAAAACCATCAACAAACACAGACATTTAAATCTGCTGTTGATCAGCTATCCAAATACCTGCTCAAAACCTTTAGCATTGAGGATGCTTTAACTAAACAGGATGTAACCATACTAAACGCTGTTGATGCCGAAGGTGCGGTATTGGTTTACGAAAACAACATTATTAAATTAGGCAGCACACCTAATGATGAACAACTGGAGAAACTTATAGTATGGATAAATAGTACCCTGGGCGCAACATTTCATTATACTAATCACCTTTCGAGCGTTTACCCCGAATCGGCAGAGTATCAGGATGTAGCCAGTGGATTAATGATCTCTGTGCTATCGCGCGAAATGAATGAGTATGTGTTATGGTTTAAACCAGAGCGCATACAAACCATTAAATGGGCAGGTAACCCCGAAAAACCGGTTGAGTTAAACACAAACGGGATGATGATGATTTCGCCCAGAAATTCTTTTGAAGAATGGATTGAAACCGTATCGGGCACATCTGTAAACTGGAGCAACGAGGAAATTAAGTCGGCCGCGCGCTTACGCGAGGAAATCACCTATGCCATTAATCAAAAGGCAGGTGCTATCCGCCAGCTTAATGAAAAGCTGAAACTGGCTTACGAAGAACTGGACACTTTTAGCTTTACCATTTCGCACGATTTAAAGAACCCGCTCTCAACCATTAAAAGCTACTCGCAGATATTGAGCCGTAATGGTAACCTGGAACCCAAAGCCCAGCAAATTATGGACCGCATTATTGTGGGTGCCGATAAAATGAATGTGATGATTAATGAGGTATTGGGTTACTCGCGCCTTGGCCGGTCTGAAATTCAGGTTAGCAAAATTGAGATGCGCCCCATTATCGATGATCTGATCCGTGATTTATTAATAGCTTACAATTCGCCCGATGTAAAAATAACCATTGGTGATACCCCCGACATTTATGGCGACCCGGTAATGATAAACCAGGTGTTTGCCAACTTAATCAGTAATGCCATTAAATATTCTATCCCTTCAGGCCATCCTGAAATAAGCATACAAGGCGAGGCAACAGAAACCAGTGTAGTTTACAAGATCAGTGATAACGGTATCGGCATAGATATTCAATACCTACCAAAAGTTTTCGAACTTTTTAACCGGATGGATAATGCCCGCGATATTGAAGGATCGGGTGTTGGCCTCTCTATTGTAAAGCGTATCATAGACAAGCACAAAGGTAAAATCTGGGTGGATAGCAAATTAAATAAAGGCTCTACTTTTTATGTAGAATTTTTTAATGGATAA